In Prunus dulcis chromosome 1, ALMONDv2, whole genome shotgun sequence, the following are encoded in one genomic region:
- the LOC117622581 gene encoding hydroxyproline O-galactosyltransferase HPGT3-like, with translation MEGLPTTTKSERRWRSKPLQTSKPSILMAFFSCVAWLYVAGRLWQDAENRTVLTNILKKNLGQRPKVLSVEDKLAVLGCKDLERRIVQAEMDLTLAKSQGYLKNHLQQKVSSSGQLLAVIGVYTGFGSHLNRNMFRGSWMPKGDALRKLEERGVVIRFVIGRSPNQGDSLDRNIDKESRSTKDFLILEGHEEAQEELTKKVKFFFSTAVQNWDAEFYVKVDDNINLDLEGLIGLLEHRRAQDGAYIGCMKSGDVISEEGKAWYEPDWWKFGDQKSYFRHAGSSLIILSKNLAQYININSASLKTYAHDDVSVGSWMMGIQATYIDDNRLCCGSIRQDKVCSLT, from the exons ATGGAAGGCTTACCCACAACGACGAAATCAGAGAGGCGATGGAGATCGAAGCCTCTTCAGACGTCCAAGCCATCTATCCTAATGGCCTTCTTCTCTTGCGTCGCTTGGCTCTACGTCGCTGGCCG GTTGTGGCAAGATGCAGAGAACAGAACAGTACTCACTAATATTCTTAAGAAGAACTTAGGCCAG AGACCAAAGGTTCTTTCAGTTGAAGACAAGTTAGCGGTCCTTGGATGCAA AGACCTGGAGAGGAGGATTGTGCAAGCTGAGATGGACCTGACGTTGGCCAAGAGTCAAGGATACCTCAAGAATCACTTGCAACAAAAGGTGTCTTCTTCTGGTCAATTGCTCGCTGTTATTGGAGTTTATACTGGATTTGGTAGTCATTTGAACCGAAATATGTTTAGAGGGTCTTGGATGCCTAAAG GTGATGCTTTGAGAAAACTAGAAGAAAGAGGAGTAGTCATACGCTTTGTAATTGGTCGGAG TCCCAATCAGGGTGATAGCTTAGATCGCAATATTGATAAGGAAAGTCGGTCGACAAAGGATTTCTTGATTCTT GAAGGTCATGAGGAGGCTCAAGaagagttgaccaaaaaagtaaAGTTCTTCTTCAGTACTGCAGTTCAAAATTGGGATGCTGAGTTTTATGTCAAAGTCGATGACAATATCAATCTTGATCTTG AGGGGCTAATTGGACTTCTTGAACATCGTCGTGCTCAAGATGGTGCTTATATCGGTTGCATGAAGTCAGGAGATGTGATTTCTGAAGA GGGAAAGGCTTGGTATGAGCCTGACTGGTGGAAATTTGGGGATCAGAAATC GTATTTCCGTCATGCAGGTAGTTCACTCATAATACTATCCAAGAACTTAGCTCAGTATATAAACATAAACAG TGCATCTTTGAAGACTTATGCTCATGATGATGTATCAGTGGGTTCATGGATGATGGGTATCCAAGCCACATATATAGATGACAACCGCCTTTGTTGTGGTAGCATTAGACAAG ACAAGGTGTGTTCTTTGACTTGA